From the Rhodococcus sp. NBC_00297 genome, one window contains:
- a CDS encoding glutamate racemase produces MNVALIDSGLGSLPTAARLRRLRPSLDLHLYLDPDNAPWGPKPTAWTEAHVVETARRAVDGGAEVVVLPCNTASVIALDATRAALGSTPVVGTVPAIKPAALQCDSITVWATAATTASSYQARLIAEFASGRTVSAVACHGLADAIDRGDLAAVSAAIASAAARTPDDVQGIVLGCTHYPLVADEIMAALPPGVRMFDSAEAVAAQTLRRLDEVSSPREGHGSVSVTLSGRDGSLPDSALRFAAGRSLAVPATL; encoded by the coding sequence GTGAACGTCGCGCTGATCGACTCGGGCCTGGGGTCGTTGCCCACGGCAGCCCGCCTGCGTCGACTGCGCCCGTCGCTCGACCTTCATCTGTACCTCGACCCGGACAACGCGCCGTGGGGACCCAAGCCCACCGCGTGGACGGAGGCGCACGTCGTGGAGACGGCGCGGCGCGCCGTCGACGGTGGAGCCGAGGTGGTGGTGCTGCCGTGCAACACCGCCAGCGTCATTGCGCTCGACGCGACCCGCGCGGCCCTGGGGTCCACCCCCGTGGTCGGGACGGTTCCGGCCATCAAACCCGCTGCACTGCAGTGTGACTCGATCACGGTGTGGGCGACGGCGGCGACCACCGCGTCGTCGTATCAGGCGCGCTTGATCGCGGAGTTCGCGTCGGGTCGCACGGTGTCGGCCGTCGCGTGCCACGGGCTCGCCGATGCCATCGACCGTGGTGATCTCGCGGCCGTCAGCGCGGCCATCGCGTCGGCAGCGGCGCGGACGCCGGACGACGTGCAGGGCATCGTCCTGGGGTGCACCCACTATCCGCTGGTGGCGGACGAGATCATGGCGGCGCTGCCGCCGGGTGTGCGGATGTTCGACAGCGCCGAGGCCGTCGCGGCCCAGACTCTGCGCCGCCTCGACGAGGTGTCGTCGCCGCGTGAGGGACACGGGAGCGTGTCGGTGACCCTGTCGGGACGCGACGGTTCCCTCCCCGACAGTGCGTTGCGCTTCGCGGCCGGGCGATCGCTCGCGGTGCCCGCGACGCTCTGA
- a CDS encoding MFS transporter → MTTTEVRPQSWMTPVRSFWVVALVFFTVMGSSAAPSPLYPVYQSRWGFGASTLTIVFAVYVFALLAALLTVGSLSDHLGRKPVIVTSLLVLIASQVVFVFADGVGWLIAARVVQGLAAGAAMGALTAAIIDLQPTDRLGPLVSSVAPAFGLGAGGIAAGLLVQFAPFPTTLVYVVMIVALVVLTALVVAVPESAVRAGFDDRRHVVRVLTPTLGLPVSIRAHFWPVVPALVATWSLGGFHLSLGPSIMGTVFDLRGAVVGGLDIFTMFTAGAIGAASARTLLPRTAMTAGALTLAAGIVVNLVGLHIAAAPLYFVGTAVSGFGWGATFLGAMSIIGALAPPEHRGSVFATTLVLSYLAFSVPAIVAGVAIHSAGLLVTATVYGAVVVALASGAVTTTVLRSPARV, encoded by the coding sequence GTGACGACGACCGAGGTGCGACCCCAGTCCTGGATGACCCCCGTTCGCTCGTTCTGGGTGGTGGCCCTCGTGTTCTTCACCGTCATGGGATCGTCGGCGGCGCCGTCCCCGCTGTACCCCGTGTACCAGTCCCGATGGGGATTCGGCGCGTCGACGCTGACCATCGTGTTCGCCGTGTACGTCTTCGCACTACTCGCCGCCCTGTTGACCGTCGGGTCGCTGTCCGACCACCTCGGCCGTAAGCCCGTGATCGTGACGTCGCTGCTCGTGCTGATCGCCAGCCAGGTCGTCTTCGTGTTCGCCGACGGGGTCGGCTGGCTCATCGCCGCGCGCGTCGTGCAGGGCCTGGCGGCCGGCGCGGCCATGGGTGCCCTGACCGCTGCGATCATCGATCTGCAGCCGACCGACCGTCTCGGCCCCCTGGTGAGCTCGGTCGCACCGGCCTTCGGGCTGGGAGCAGGCGGTATCGCGGCCGGACTGCTGGTGCAGTTCGCGCCGTTCCCCACGACGCTCGTGTACGTCGTGATGATCGTCGCGCTGGTCGTCCTCACGGCGCTCGTCGTGGCGGTGCCGGAATCCGCGGTCCGGGCAGGCTTCGACGACCGTCGACACGTCGTGCGGGTGCTGACGCCGACCCTCGGTCTGCCCGTGTCGATCCGTGCCCACTTCTGGCCGGTCGTCCCCGCGCTCGTCGCGACGTGGTCGCTGGGCGGGTTCCACCTGTCGCTGGGGCCGTCCATCATGGGCACGGTCTTCGATCTCCGCGGCGCCGTCGTGGGCGGGCTGGACATCTTCACGATGTTCACGGCCGGAGCGATCGGTGCCGCGTCCGCTCGTACTCTTCTCCCGCGCACGGCCATGACCGCCGGTGCACTCACTCTCGCCGCGGGCATCGTGGTGAATCTCGTCGGGCTGCACATCGCGGCGGCGCCGCTGTACTTCGTCGGGACCGCGGTGTCCGGGTTCGGCTGGGGCGCGACGTTCCTCGGCGCGATGAGCATCATCGGCGCTCTCGCACCGCCGGAGCATCGCGGCAGTGTCTTCGCCACGACGCTCGTGCTGAGTTACCTCGCCTTCAGCGTGCCGGCCATCGTCGCGGGTGTGGCGATCCACTCGGCCGGTCTCCTCGTCACCGCGACGGTCTACGGAGCGGTCGTCGTGGCGCTGGCGTCGGGTGCCGTCACGACGACGGTGCTCCGCTCACCCGCGCGCGTCTGA
- a CDS encoding HoxN/HupN/NixA family nickel/cobalt transporter has protein sequence MTSADTVTGRARFTRDEIPRLLGLAAVLVALHVVGWGLFLHYDSIPAIHGLTGADGTLVYAGAGVLAYTLGMRHAFDADHIAAIDDTTRLLLQKGRRPLAVGLFFSLGHSTVVFAFVAAIAFAASRATDFRDAFADTGGIIGTLVSGTFLYLIAALNLVVLVGIVRMWRAARRGQFSDETLDDLLARRGLLNRIFRGRYDRMISHSWQMYPLGLLFGLGFDTATQVGLLAVAGTSAIAGGLPPMAIIALPVLFAAGMSTMDTLDGVFMSKAYGWAFVTPVRKIYYNITMTGLSIFLALVVGTVQILSLLGEELGLSGGIWDAVAAVDLTLAGQIVVVVFVVVWIGSIVYYKAARIDDRFERETPAS, from the coding sequence ATGACGTCTGCCGACACCGTGACCGGACGTGCGCGTTTCACGCGCGACGAGATCCCCCGGCTCCTGGGCCTGGCAGCAGTGCTCGTGGCGCTGCACGTCGTCGGGTGGGGCCTGTTCCTGCACTACGACTCGATCCCGGCGATCCACGGCCTCACCGGCGCGGACGGCACTCTCGTCTACGCGGGCGCCGGGGTGTTGGCCTACACGTTGGGCATGCGGCACGCCTTCGACGCCGACCACATCGCGGCCATCGACGACACCACCCGACTGCTGCTGCAGAAGGGCAGGCGGCCCCTGGCGGTCGGACTGTTCTTCTCGCTCGGGCACTCGACGGTCGTGTTCGCGTTCGTCGCCGCGATCGCGTTCGCCGCATCGCGCGCGACGGACTTCCGGGACGCTTTCGCGGACACCGGCGGCATCATCGGCACCCTCGTCTCCGGCACGTTCCTCTACCTCATCGCGGCTCTGAACCTGGTCGTCCTCGTCGGCATCGTGCGCATGTGGCGTGCCGCGCGGCGCGGACAGTTCTCCGACGAGACGCTCGACGATCTCCTCGCACGCAGAGGACTGCTCAATCGGATCTTCCGCGGCCGCTACGACCGGATGATCAGCCACTCGTGGCAGATGTATCCGCTGGGGCTGCTCTTCGGCCTGGGGTTCGACACCGCCACGCAGGTCGGTCTGCTCGCCGTGGCGGGCACCAGCGCCATCGCCGGTGGCCTGCCGCCGATGGCCATCATCGCGCTGCCGGTGCTGTTCGCGGCCGGCATGTCGACGATGGACACGCTCGACGGCGTCTTCATGTCCAAGGCGTACGGCTGGGCCTTCGTCACGCCGGTCCGGAAGATCTACTACAACATCACGATGACGGGCCTGTCGATCTTCCTCGCCCTCGTGGTGGGCACCGTGCAGATCCTGTCGTTGCTCGGTGAGGAACTCGGACTGTCCGGCGGCATCTGGGACGCGGTGGCCGCAGTGGATCTCACCCTGGCGGGCCAGATCGTGGTGGTCGTGTTCGTGGTGGTCTGGATCGGCTCGATCGTCTACTACAAGGCGGCGCGCATCGACGACCGGTTCGAGCGGGAGACGCCGGCGAGCTGA
- a CDS encoding UDP-N-acetylmuramoyl-L-alanyl-D-glutamate--2,6-diaminopimelate ligase, producing the protein MSVVSRRPIRHAGGQGARSLVDVADRAGGSVAGPAQPVTVDDLCDDSRAVRPGDLYVALPGTRWHGLDFEEDAQRAGAVAVLSDRPGTRLPSIVVADPRVVVGPLAAWFHGSPSSSMAVFGATGTNGKTSTTHFHHAGLRAAGHRAGMISGVAVSGAGSDEAPVRTTPEATVLQRTLSTFVHNGCTAAALEVSSHAIAQHRVDGVEFAVTAFTNLGRDHLDFHGSMEEYYRTKASLFTPDRTGRAVVMIDDEYGRRLASECAVPTVTCSVSDPSADFRADRIDCTTHRTRFLARTPVGDIPLSLQVLGPHQVANALVALASLVSGGVDAERAAAGISALHSIPGRCETVSAGQDFTALVDYMHNVSGQRAILPYLRRITPGRLILVIGATGDRDVGKRVELGTVAAAYANDIVVTDESANGEDPHSIRADVVRGARSGDRGVRVVEIADRRAAFHHAVADAAAGDTVVVAGRGSDTWQHFGSRTVYFDDHAELHDAIVAR; encoded by the coding sequence GTGAGTGTCGTGTCCCGCCGTCCGATCCGGCATGCCGGTGGCCAAGGGGCGAGGTCCCTCGTCGACGTCGCCGACCGCGCGGGCGGATCGGTCGCAGGTCCCGCCCAGCCGGTCACGGTGGACGATCTCTGTGACGATTCGCGTGCGGTGCGGCCCGGCGATCTGTATGTCGCGCTCCCCGGAACACGCTGGCACGGTCTCGATTTCGAGGAGGACGCCCAGCGCGCCGGCGCGGTGGCCGTGCTCAGCGATCGGCCCGGCACCCGGTTGCCGAGCATCGTGGTCGCGGATCCGCGGGTCGTCGTCGGTCCGCTGGCCGCATGGTTCCACGGGAGCCCGTCCTCGTCGATGGCCGTGTTCGGAGCGACGGGCACCAACGGCAAGACGAGCACGACGCACTTCCACCACGCCGGCCTGCGCGCCGCGGGTCATCGTGCGGGGATGATCTCCGGGGTGGCGGTCAGCGGCGCCGGCAGCGACGAGGCCCCGGTGCGCACCACTCCCGAGGCGACGGTGCTCCAACGCACGCTGTCGACGTTCGTCCACAACGGATGCACGGCCGCCGCCCTCGAGGTGTCGTCGCACGCCATCGCCCAGCACCGCGTCGACGGGGTGGAGTTCGCCGTCACCGCCTTCACCAATCTCGGCCGGGACCACCTCGACTTCCACGGCTCGATGGAGGAGTACTACCGGACCAAGGCCTCGCTGTTCACCCCGGACCGCACCGGACGGGCCGTCGTCATGATCGACGACGAGTACGGGCGGCGGCTCGCGTCGGAGTGCGCGGTGCCGACGGTGACGTGCTCGGTGTCCGATCCTTCGGCGGACTTCCGCGCCGATCGCATCGACTGCACGACGCATCGCACCCGATTCCTCGCCCGGACCCCGGTGGGCGACATCCCGCTCTCACTGCAGGTTCTCGGCCCCCACCAGGTGGCGAACGCTCTGGTCGCACTCGCCTCCCTCGTCTCCGGTGGGGTGGACGCGGAGCGTGCGGCCGCCGGCATCTCGGCGCTGCACAGCATTCCGGGCCGGTGCGAGACCGTGTCGGCCGGCCAGGACTTCACCGCCCTCGTCGACTACATGCACAACGTGTCCGGCCAGCGCGCGATCCTGCCGTACCTGCGGCGCATCACCCCGGGGCGCCTGATCCTGGTCATCGGGGCGACCGGTGACCGTGACGTGGGCAAGCGCGTCGAGCTGGGCACGGTCGCCGCGGCCTATGCGAACGACATCGTCGTCACGGACGAGAGTGCCAACGGCGAGGATCCGCACTCGATTCGCGCCGACGTCGTGCGCGGCGCCCGGTCCGGTGATCGGGGCGTCCGCGTGGTGGAGATCGCGGACCGGCGCGCAGCATTCCACCACGCCGTGGCGGACGCGGCGGCCGGGGACACCGTCGTCGTGGCGGGGCGAGGCAGCGACACCTGGCAGCACTTCGGCAGTCGAACCGTGTACTTCGACGATCACGCCGAACTGCACGACGCGATCGTCGCCCGATGA
- a CDS encoding GNAT family N-acetyltransferase has product MSAADGDSTQARVVLRTMPDDRLPEWVERSRGDYRADRVRAGDTLEQATDNAEQSFSAYFPDGRPAPHHQVYDVLDGETVVGSLWIGPQSIATTTDWWVWDVAIDERYRGRGLGRAAMLLAEDAVRENGGTVLGLNVFGFNTAARRLYESLGYDTASLRMQKVLRKDAR; this is encoded by the coding sequence GTGAGCGCAGCCGACGGAGACTCCACGCAGGCCCGAGTGGTGCTGAGGACCATGCCCGACGATCGACTTCCCGAATGGGTCGAGCGCAGCCGCGGCGACTACCGCGCCGATCGCGTCCGGGCGGGTGACACCCTCGAACAGGCGACCGACAACGCCGAGCAGAGTTTCTCCGCCTACTTCCCCGACGGTCGTCCGGCACCGCATCATCAGGTGTACGACGTGCTGGACGGCGAGACCGTGGTGGGGTCACTGTGGATCGGGCCCCAGTCGATCGCGACCACGACCGACTGGTGGGTCTGGGACGTCGCCATCGACGAGCGGTACCGGGGTCGCGGTCTCGGCCGGGCGGCGATGCTCCTGGCGGAGGACGCCGTGCGGGAGAACGGCGGAACGGTACTCGGGCTCAACGTCTTCGGCTTCAACACGGCGGCGCGTCGGCTGTACGAGTCGCTGGGGTACGACACCGCGTCCCTCCGGATGCAGAAGGTTCTCCGGAAGGACGCGCGATGA
- a CDS encoding GTP pyrophosphokinase codes for MSVDEPVVFDLTAARDEFTRFMMSYRFGMQELTTKIDILKDEFTHLHSYSPIEHVVSRLKTPRSIAEKAVRKGIPLTFQAIRAGLFDIAGVRITCSFIADTYAVKEMLASQSDIRVLEFEDYIANPKPNGYRSLHLTIEIPVFLSDRTEHVFVELQIRTIAMDFWASLEHKIFYKYDGEVPQRLRDELREAAMAAGTLDITMERLHAEVVRLGDARTDAGPDYEELFLRSLMPGLAPDPRSGGDVPHP; via the coding sequence ATGAGCGTGGACGAGCCGGTGGTGTTCGACCTCACCGCGGCGCGCGACGAGTTCACCCGCTTCATGATGTCCTACCGCTTCGGCATGCAGGAGCTCACCACCAAGATCGACATCCTGAAGGACGAGTTCACGCACCTGCATTCCTACAGCCCCATCGAGCACGTGGTGTCGCGGCTGAAGACGCCGCGCAGCATCGCCGAGAAGGCCGTGCGCAAGGGGATTCCGTTGACGTTCCAGGCGATTCGCGCCGGTCTGTTCGACATCGCCGGCGTCCGGATCACCTGTAGTTTCATCGCCGACACCTATGCGGTGAAGGAGATGCTGGCGTCGCAGAGCGACATCCGAGTGCTCGAGTTCGAGGACTACATCGCGAATCCGAAGCCCAACGGGTACCGCAGTCTCCACCTCACCATCGAGATTCCGGTGTTCCTGTCCGACCGCACGGAGCACGTCTTCGTGGAGCTGCAGATCCGGACCATCGCGATGGACTTCTGGGCGAGTCTCGAACACAAGATCTTCTACAAGTACGACGGTGAGGTGCCGCAACGCCTGCGGGACGAGTTGCGCGAGGCGGCGATGGCCGCGGGCACGCTCGACATCACGATGGAGCGACTGCACGCCGAGGTGGTCCGTCTCGGCGACGCCCGCACCGACGCCGGCCCCGACTACGAGGAGCTGTTCCTGCGCTCGCTCATGCCGGGACTGGCGCCGGATCCGCGGTCAGGCGGGGACGTTCCGCACCCGTAG
- a CDS encoding NCS1 family nucleobase:cation symporter-1 gives MTDTIPHTGPFDPPPGSRSGVNDLIEAHGYAGGGSTAEGHPVGGGVIKEGYDPRLTNEDLAPLRKQTWSSYNIFAFWMSDVHSVGGYVTAGSLFALGLASWQVLVCLLVGISIVYVFCNLVAKPSQVAGVPYPVICRSVFGVLGANVPAIIRGLIAVAWYGIQTFLASAALDIVLIKLFPALGPWADRDLHGFAGLSTLGWGSFMLLWVLQAAVFWRGMESIRKFIDFCGPAVYVVMFLLCGYLIHEAGWSAIDLNLGDVTYTGFAAVPVMLGAIALVVSYFSGPMLNFGDFSRYGKSYAAVKRGNFLGLPVNFLLFSILVVVTASLTVPVFGELITDPVTTVARIDSTFAIVLGALTFTIATIGINIVANFISPAFDFSNVSPQKISWRAGGMIAAVGSVLITPWNLYNNPDVIHYTLETLGAFIGPLFGILIADYYLIRKQKVIVDDLFTMDESGTYHYAKGYNPAALIATAVGAVFAMFPVLTGGTLTGMHTAAQYSWFIGCGIGFALYWVLATKTSLRVRNVPA, from the coding sequence ATGACCGACACCATTCCGCACACCGGCCCGTTCGACCCGCCTCCCGGGTCCCGCTCCGGTGTGAACGATCTGATCGAGGCACACGGGTACGCCGGAGGCGGGTCGACAGCAGAGGGACATCCGGTGGGGGGTGGAGTGATCAAGGAGGGGTACGACCCGAGGCTCACCAACGAGGACCTCGCCCCGCTGCGGAAGCAGACCTGGTCGTCCTACAACATCTTCGCGTTCTGGATGTCCGACGTGCACTCCGTGGGCGGATACGTCACCGCGGGCAGCCTTTTCGCGCTGGGACTGGCCAGTTGGCAGGTGCTCGTCTGTCTCCTCGTCGGCATCTCGATCGTCTACGTCTTCTGCAACCTGGTGGCCAAGCCCAGTCAGGTCGCAGGTGTCCCGTACCCGGTGATCTGTCGATCGGTCTTCGGCGTCCTCGGGGCCAACGTTCCCGCCATCATCCGAGGACTGATCGCGGTGGCGTGGTACGGGATCCAGACCTTCCTGGCCTCCGCCGCGCTCGACATCGTGTTGATCAAGCTGTTCCCGGCGCTCGGTCCGTGGGCGGACCGAGACCTCCACGGCTTCGCGGGACTGTCCACTCTGGGGTGGGGCAGCTTCATGCTCCTGTGGGTCCTGCAGGCGGCGGTCTTCTGGCGCGGCATGGAGTCCATCCGCAAGTTCATCGACTTCTGCGGCCCGGCCGTCTACGTCGTCATGTTCCTGTTGTGCGGCTACCTGATTCACGAAGCCGGCTGGAGCGCCATCGACCTGAACCTCGGCGACGTCACCTACACGGGTTTCGCCGCGGTGCCCGTCATGCTCGGCGCGATCGCGCTCGTCGTCTCCTACTTCTCGGGTCCGATGCTCAACTTCGGCGACTTCTCGCGCTACGGAAAGAGCTACGCCGCCGTGAAGCGCGGCAACTTCCTGGGCCTGCCCGTCAACTTCCTGCTCTTCTCGATCCTCGTCGTCGTCACCGCGTCCCTCACCGTTCCCGTCTTCGGCGAGCTCATCACCGACCCCGTCACGACGGTGGCGCGCATCGACAGCACCTTCGCGATCGTGTTGGGCGCGTTGACCTTCACGATCGCCACGATCGGTATCAACATCGTCGCGAACTTCATCTCGCCGGCCTTCGACTTCTCCAACGTCAGCCCGCAGAAGATCAGCTGGCGCGCCGGCGGCATGATCGCCGCCGTCGGCTCCGTGCTCATAACGCCGTGGAACCTCTACAACAATCCCGACGTCATCCACTACACGCTCGAGACCCTGGGAGCGTTCATCGGACCGCTGTTCGGCATCCTCATCGCGGACTACTACCTCATCCGCAAGCAGAAGGTCATCGTCGACGACCTGTTCACCATGGACGAGAGCGGCACGTACCACTACGCCAAGGGCTACAACCCGGCCGCACTGATCGCCACCGCCGTCGGTGCCGTCTTCGCGATGTTCCCCGTGCTCACGGGCGGCACCCTCACCGGAATGCACACCGCGGCGCAGTACAGCTGGTTCATCGGCTGCGGCATCGGCTTCGCCCTCTACTGGGTGCTGGCCACGAAGACCTCGCTACGGGTGCGGAACGTCCCCGCCTGA
- a CDS encoding GntR family transcriptional regulator yields MPPRRRSALLAKLSRDVAGGSQEEILTELRRVILSGDAPPGTPIPLGDVADVFGVSRIPVRESLKTLIGENLVSHRPNLGYTVAQLTSQELREMYIVREVLENAALAVAAEAATDGERRRAEQIERDLRSSIADDDPQRYHRLSREFHVALTAPSRMYRLLHMLDVAWNVTEPVQPMVHVKGADRAALNDDHSVMVRAFVDRDSAALLAAAGHHNERLNDVIATLPAGSGLLS; encoded by the coding sequence ATGCCGCCGCGTCGCCGCTCGGCCCTGCTCGCGAAACTGTCCCGCGACGTCGCGGGTGGTTCACAGGAGGAGATCCTCACCGAACTCCGCCGGGTCATCCTGTCGGGTGACGCCCCGCCGGGAACGCCCATTCCCCTGGGCGACGTCGCCGACGTGTTCGGAGTCAGCCGCATCCCGGTGCGCGAATCGCTGAAGACCCTCATCGGCGAGAATCTGGTGTCGCATCGACCCAACCTCGGATACACGGTCGCGCAGTTGACGTCTCAGGAACTGCGCGAGATGTACATCGTTCGGGAGGTGCTCGAGAACGCCGCCCTCGCGGTGGCGGCCGAGGCCGCCACCGACGGGGAACGGCGTCGTGCCGAACAGATCGAGCGAGACCTCCGATCCTCGATCGCGGACGACGATCCCCAGCGCTACCACCGGTTGAGCCGCGAGTTCCACGTCGCCCTCACCGCGCCGTCCCGGATGTACCGCCTGCTCCACATGCTCGACGTCGCGTGGAACGTCACGGAGCCGGTCCAACCGATGGTGCACGTGAAGGGTGCGGACCGCGCGGCGTTGAACGACGATCACAGCGTCATGGTCCGCGCGTTCGTCGACCGCGACTCGGCGGCACTCCTGGCGGCGGCAGGGCACCACAACGAGCGGCTGAACGACGTCATCGCGACGCTTCCGGCGGGTTCCGGCCTGCTCTCCTGA
- the mftF gene encoding mycofactocin biosynthesis glycosyltransferase MftF (Members of this protein family, MftF, are glycosyltransferases, members of PF00535 (glycosyl transferase family 2). The encoding gene is found as part of the mycofactocin cassette, in Mycobacterium tuberculosis, many other Actinobacteria, and occasional members of other lineages. Mycofactocin itself, a putative redox carrier, is a heavily modified derivative of the C-terminal Val-Tyr dipeptide of the mycofactocin precursor MftA (TIGR03969).) — protein sequence MRDGRLPDGFGVRIDPRVRTLSNGRVLLGGSPTRMVMLAPAAAAMIGDGFLRVSDPDSATVARRLLDSGVANPRPMSTPSAADVTVVIPVRDNHEGLLRLMRALRGLRVIVVDDGSRVPVRHAEIAVDELCASVAVVRHDAPRGPSAARNAGLAAATTDFVAFLDSDVVPRKGWLEVVLSHFSDPSVGLVAPRIVALEPEGSALARYERARSSLDLGRREAPVFAGGPVSYVPSAAVVARRRAVLDCGGFDEAMHVAEDVDLCWRLQDAGWRLRYEPVARVAHDHRVTLRKWFGRKLFYGTGATELASRHHGKVPPVAMARSTLLALLLAASGTRAGMVGALVTLITTVVRLRRLFVDLDHPTRLAAVFAARGTVGGAWQLASAAVRHYWPVTLVAVLFSRRIRRLALAIAVAEGVRDWVEHREPGGLGPVRYAAYKRIDDVAYGTGLWVGAVSHRDPRALVPRLGNQ from the coding sequence ATGCGCGACGGTCGTCTTCCCGATGGATTCGGAGTGCGTATCGATCCTCGAGTGCGGACTCTCTCGAACGGTCGAGTTCTCCTCGGCGGATCGCCCACCAGGATGGTGATGCTGGCACCCGCCGCGGCCGCGATGATCGGCGACGGATTCCTGCGGGTGTCCGATCCCGACTCCGCCACGGTGGCGCGTCGACTGCTCGACTCCGGTGTCGCGAACCCCCGGCCGATGAGCACTCCGTCCGCCGCGGACGTGACGGTCGTGATCCCGGTCCGCGACAACCACGAGGGACTGCTGCGGCTGATGCGCGCGCTGCGTGGACTCCGCGTGATCGTCGTGGACGACGGGTCCCGCGTTCCCGTCCGGCACGCCGAGATCGCCGTGGACGAACTGTGTGCCTCGGTCGCGGTGGTGCGGCACGACGCCCCGCGGGGACCGTCCGCGGCGCGCAACGCCGGCCTTGCCGCGGCCACGACCGACTTCGTCGCGTTCCTCGACTCCGACGTGGTGCCGCGCAAGGGCTGGCTCGAAGTCGTCCTCAGTCATTTCTCCGACCCCTCCGTCGGGCTGGTCGCTCCGCGCATCGTGGCGCTCGAGCCGGAGGGCAGTGCGCTCGCCCGCTACGAGCGCGCACGGTCCTCCCTCGATCTCGGTCGCCGGGAGGCCCCGGTGTTCGCGGGTGGCCCGGTGTCGTACGTCCCCAGTGCGGCGGTCGTCGCCCGGCGACGGGCCGTGCTCGACTGCGGAGGCTTCGACGAGGCGATGCACGTGGCCGAGGACGTCGATCTGTGCTGGCGACTGCAGGACGCGGGATGGCGCCTGCGGTACGAGCCGGTGGCCCGCGTCGCCCACGATCACCGCGTCACTCTGCGAAAGTGGTTCGGCCGCAAGCTGTTCTACGGTACCGGTGCCACCGAGCTGGCCTCCCGCCACCACGGGAAGGTGCCGCCCGTGGCCATGGCGCGGTCGACCCTGCTCGCACTGCTGCTGGCCGCCTCGGGGACGCGTGCGGGCATGGTCGGTGCGCTGGTCACGCTGATCACCACGGTGGTCCGCCTACGGCGCCTGTTCGTCGATCTGGATCACCCCACTCGCCTCGCCGCGGTGTTCGCGGCACGCGGAACCGTCGGGGGCGCTTGGCAGTTGGCCTCCGCGGCGGTGCGGCACTACTGGCCGGTCACGCTGGTGGCCGTGCTGTTCTCCCGGCGCATCCGACGTCTGGCGCTGGCCATCGCGGTGGCGGAGGGTGTGCGGGACTGGGTCGAGCACCGGGAGCCGGGCGGCCTCGGTCCGGTGCGCTACGCGGCGTACAAGCGCATCGACGACGTCGCCTACGGCACCGGACTCTGGGTGGGTGCCGTGTCGCACCGCGACCCCCGTGCTCTGGTGCCGCGTCTCGGCAACCAGTAG